The Algoriphagus halophilus genome window below encodes:
- the ribD gene encoding bifunctional diaminohydroxyphosphoribosylaminopyrimidine deaminase/5-amino-6-(5-phosphoribosylamino)uracil reductase RibD encodes MSDELYMQRALELAELGRGNVSPNPMVGCVIVKEDFIIGEGYHRKYGEAHAEVNAVNDVKDSKLIEGATAYVTLEPCSHYGKTPPCANLLVEMKVGRVVIAAVDSNPLVGGKGITILKEAGIEVVTGILEKEARWQNRRFFTQIEKKRPYVILKWAQTADGFVAKKDFSSKWISNFSSRQLVHKWRAEEDAIMVGKNTAKYDNPALNVRDWVGKNPLRIVIDSRMELPKDLKLFDQAVPTICYNTQKSEVHGNLELVKLKSGFSVQDILQDLHQKKIQSLIVEGGSFLLNKFLESELWDEARVFTSQNKFEEGIVAPIIQKPASELISVLEDRLAIYYHV; translated from the coding sequence ATGAGCGATGAACTCTACATGCAAAGAGCTTTGGAGCTTGCTGAATTAGGGAGAGGGAATGTAAGTCCAAACCCTATGGTGGGATGTGTGATTGTGAAAGAGGATTTTATTATTGGGGAAGGATACCATCGGAAATATGGGGAGGCCCATGCGGAGGTTAATGCGGTAAATGATGTCAAGGATTCCAAACTAATAGAGGGCGCAACTGCCTATGTGACTTTGGAGCCCTGCTCCCATTATGGAAAAACTCCTCCTTGCGCCAATTTATTAGTGGAAATGAAGGTGGGAAGAGTTGTCATTGCTGCCGTAGATTCCAATCCTTTGGTTGGGGGAAAAGGAATAACTATTCTAAAGGAAGCGGGAATTGAGGTGGTGACGGGAATTTTAGAAAAAGAAGCTCGATGGCAAAACCGCAGATTTTTTACCCAAATAGAAAAGAAACGACCTTATGTAATCCTAAAGTGGGCCCAAACCGCTGACGGCTTCGTTGCCAAGAAAGATTTTTCCTCAAAATGGATAAGTAATTTTTCAAGCCGTCAATTGGTTCATAAGTGGAGAGCTGAGGAGGATGCAATTATGGTTGGGAAAAACACGGCCAAGTACGACAACCCAGCCCTTAATGTAAGGGATTGGGTAGGTAAAAATCCATTGAGAATCGTAATAGATAGTAGGATGGAGTTACCAAAGGACCTAAAGCTATTTGATCAAGCGGTCCCTACAATTTGTTATAACACACAAAAATCAGAGGTTCATGGTAATCTAGAGTTGGTGAAACTAAAATCGGGATTTTCTGTTCAGGATATACTTCAAGATTTGCATCAAAAGAAAATTCAAAGTCTGATTGTCGAAGGCGGAAGTTTCCTATTAAATAAATTTCTGGAATCTGAACTTTGGGACGAAGCTCGTGTGTTTACCAGCCAAAATAAATTTGAGGAAGGAATTGTTGCTCCAATCATTCAAAAGCCTGCCTCCGAATTAATTTCAGTTTTAGAAGATCGTCTAGCAATTTATTATCATGTCTGA
- a CDS encoding GAF domain-containing protein: MSENLYIPEAATKEEKYEAVIPQIEALISGEPDLYANLANISAALKEAFGFFWVGFYLVKETQLVLGPFQGPIACTRISIGKGVCGTAWQEAKTQLVPDVDAFPGHIACSSASRSEIVVPVFKDKQVAMILDVDSDQLDDFDQTDQEYLEKLMESLGKTL; encoded by the coding sequence ATGTCTGAAAATCTATATATTCCAGAAGCTGCGACCAAGGAAGAGAAATACGAAGCAGTAATTCCGCAAATTGAAGCATTGATAAGCGGTGAACCAGACTTATATGCCAATTTGGCCAATATTTCTGCTGCTTTGAAAGAGGCTTTCGGCTTTTTTTGGGTTGGCTTTTATTTGGTGAAGGAAACTCAATTGGTATTGGGTCCATTCCAGGGACCAATTGCTTGTACTCGGATTTCCATAGGAAAAGGGGTTTGTGGTACAGCTTGGCAAGAAGCCAAAACACAACTTGTTCCGGATGTAGATGCTTTTCCAGGCCATATTGCATGTAGCTCTGCCTCAAGATCAGAAATTGTAGTTCCCGTATTTAAAGATAAACAGGTTGCAATGATCTTGGATGTTGATTCTGATCAACTGGATGATTTTGATCAAACCGACCAAGAGTACCTAGAAAAGTTAATGGAATCTTTAGGAAAGACTTTATAA
- a CDS encoding alpha/beta fold hydrolase → MSGIEFFEKGQGQPIVLIHGFCEIAEMWNDFANSLSEDFRIICPNLPGIGNSNLEQSILTMEEIAVLLENWMEEEGILNPIVIGHSLGGYVTLALTDLMGQKLKAIGLFNSTAFSDSQEKKEMRDRTVIFLQKYGVETFVTSFVPPLFPETRREELNSDIKQAIEQGKNCSLEGLIALTKAMRDRKDRFEVLANFKGPKLMIAGELDTAVPIEASRKHQKAVTNYVELPATGHVGMIERKEETIEIIRSFAKSLT, encoded by the coding sequence ATGTCTGGTATTGAATTTTTTGAAAAAGGACAGGGTCAGCCTATCGTCCTGATCCATGGTTTTTGTGAAATAGCAGAAATGTGGAATGATTTTGCCAATTCCTTATCCGAGGATTTTAGAATCATTTGTCCAAACCTTCCTGGGATAGGAAATTCCAACCTTGAGCAATCTATTCTGACAATGGAAGAGATCGCCGTTTTATTGGAAAATTGGATGGAGGAAGAAGGCATTTTAAACCCTATAGTAATAGGACATTCATTGGGAGGCTACGTTACTTTGGCGCTCACAGATTTAATGGGGCAAAAGTTAAAAGCCATAGGCCTTTTTAATTCTACTGCATTTTCAGACAGTCAGGAAAAAAAAGAAATGCGAGACCGCACCGTGATTTTCCTTCAGAAATATGGAGTAGAAACCTTTGTTACCTCCTTTGTTCCACCTCTTTTTCCGGAAACTAGAAGAGAGGAATTAAATTCAGACATCAAACAAGCCATCGAACAAGGAAAAAATTGTTCGCTAGAGGGATTAATCGCGCTTACCAAAGCAATGAGAGATCGAAAAGATCGCTTTGAAGTTTTGGCAAATTTCAAGGGTCCTAAATTGATGATTGCTGGTGAATTGGATACAGCAGTACCTATAGAAGCGAGTAGAAAACATCAAAAAGCTGTCACCAACTATGTTGAACTTCCAGCCACTGGGCATGTAGGAATGATTGAAAGAAAGGAAGAAACGATTGAGATCATCCGTTCTTTTGCCAAAAGCCTAACCTAA
- the dxs gene encoding 1-deoxy-D-xylulose-5-phosphate synthase, with product MLIQPGELLAQINSPADLKKFPKEKLVQICDELRQFIVDNVSVYGGHFGASLGVVELTVALHYVLNTPEDQLVWDVGHQAYGHKILTGRRDQFHTNRVYGGISGFPKRKESEYDTFGVGHSSTSISAALGMAVGSKYKGVHKQHVAVIGDGSMTGGMAFEAMNHAGVSDSNVLIILNDNCMSIDPNVGALKDYLTDITTSHTYNKVKDEVWKLLGKFSKFGSSAQEVISKVEGAIKSAVLHQSNLFESLNLRYFGPVDGHDVNHLAEILKDLKDIPGPKILHCVTVKGKGYAPAENGNKTTWHAPGTFDKVTGEIFKKTPSVPQAPKYQDVFGNTLVELAEMDDRIMGVTPAMPSGSSMNIMMKAMPDRAFDVGIAEQHAVTFSAGLATQGLVPFCNIYSTFMQRAYDQVVHDVCLQNLPVVLCLDRAGFAGADGPTHHGAYDIAYFRCIPNLVVSAPMNEEELRNMMYSGSLHNGPYSIRYPRGKGVMPEWKTPLRQIPAGQGRIIKEGEEVAILTLGHIGNYAVEACETLQKEGLNPAHYDMRFVKPLDGELLHEVFGKFKKVITVEDGCLMGGFGSAVLEWMMDHGYHSQIKRLGIPDEVIEHGEQIELQKECGFDPDGIADAVRSMTEVVKSL from the coding sequence ATGTTGATTCAACCAGGAGAATTATTAGCGCAAATCAACAGCCCTGCTGACCTGAAGAAGTTTCCTAAGGAAAAACTCGTTCAGATATGCGATGAATTGCGTCAATTTATAGTAGACAACGTTTCCGTGTACGGGGGACATTTTGGTGCAAGTTTAGGTGTAGTAGAGCTGACCGTGGCTCTTCATTACGTTTTAAATACTCCTGAAGATCAATTGGTTTGGGATGTAGGCCATCAAGCCTATGGGCATAAAATCCTAACTGGCCGTAGAGATCAATTTCATACCAATCGCGTGTACGGAGGTATCTCCGGATTCCCTAAAAGAAAAGAGAGCGAATACGACACATTTGGTGTAGGACATTCCAGCACTTCCATTTCTGCTGCTTTGGGAATGGCTGTAGGCTCCAAATACAAAGGAGTTCACAAGCAACATGTCGCTGTCATTGGCGATGGATCTATGACTGGAGGAATGGCATTTGAAGCTATGAACCATGCAGGAGTCAGTGATTCCAATGTCCTGATCATTTTGAATGATAACTGCATGTCCATTGATCCTAATGTCGGAGCACTCAAGGACTACCTCACAGATATTACTACTTCTCATACTTACAATAAAGTAAAAGATGAAGTATGGAAGCTCTTGGGAAAATTCAGCAAATTCGGTTCAAGTGCTCAAGAAGTAATCTCAAAAGTAGAAGGAGCCATCAAATCTGCAGTACTTCACCAAAGTAACTTATTTGAATCCTTGAATTTGAGATACTTTGGTCCAGTAGATGGGCATGATGTAAATCATTTGGCGGAAATACTCAAGGATTTGAAAGATATTCCTGGTCCTAAAATTTTGCACTGTGTCACAGTCAAAGGAAAAGGGTATGCGCCTGCCGAAAATGGAAACAAAACGACTTGGCATGCGCCAGGTACTTTCGATAAAGTAACAGGAGAAATTTTCAAGAAAACTCCTTCAGTTCCCCAAGCTCCAAAGTATCAAGATGTTTTTGGAAACACCTTAGTGGAATTAGCAGAAATGGATGATAGAATCATGGGTGTAACACCAGCCATGCCATCGGGATCATCCATGAATATCATGATGAAAGCCATGCCTGACCGAGCATTTGATGTGGGTATTGCGGAGCAGCATGCCGTTACATTTTCGGCTGGTCTTGCGACACAAGGGTTAGTACCATTTTGTAATATCTATTCCACGTTCATGCAGCGTGCTTATGATCAAGTGGTTCATGATGTATGTCTTCAAAATCTTCCAGTAGTTCTCTGTCTGGATCGAGCTGGTTTTGCTGGAGCCGATGGCCCTACTCACCACGGTGCCTATGACATTGCCTATTTCAGATGCATTCCAAATCTTGTGGTCTCTGCACCAATGAATGAGGAAGAGCTCCGAAATATGATGTATTCGGGTTCTTTGCATAACGGTCCATATTCCATCCGATACCCTAGAGGTAAAGGAGTAATGCCGGAATGGAAAACTCCATTAAGGCAAATTCCTGCAGGTCAGGGACGAATCATTAAAGAAGGAGAGGAAGTAGCCATTTTAACTTTGGGCCACATTGGAAACTACGCTGTTGAAGCCTGTGAAACTCTACAAAAAGAAGGTCTAAATCCTGCGCACTATGACATGCGATTTGTGAAACCTTTAGATGGAGAATTACTCCATGAGGTGTTTGGCAAATTCAAGAAGGTCATCACCGTAGAAGATGGTTGTCTCATGGGTGGTTTCGGATCGGCAGTGCTTGAATGGATGATGGACCATGGCTATCATTCACAAATAAAACGTTTGGGGATTCCAGATGAGGTCATCGAACATGGTGAGCAAATTGAATTGCAGAAAGAGTGTGGTTTTGATCCTGATGGAATTGCAGATGCTGTGAGAAGTATGACAGAAGTGGTCAAATCTCTCTAA
- a CDS encoding segregation and condensation protein A yields the protein MSFEIKLPLFEGPFDLMLFFIERDELDIYDIPISKITNDFLDYLHHLEKMEIEVASDFILFAATLMRIKSKLLLPRPELNEQGEEIDPREELIRNLLEYKKYKSVIQDLASLEETRLTKEKRGNLLFELQELSKVEDVDAEMQHVDLYKLLKVFQRSMAKLAARRDETKHTVIQYPYTIEQQKDFVLERISFKKQVPFSEFITYKPDKIFVIYTFLAILELLQLSKVTIIIGEGFNNFWVEKTEPIAAG from the coding sequence TTGAGTTTCGAAATCAAATTACCGCTTTTCGAGGGCCCGTTCGATTTGATGTTATTCTTCATTGAGCGGGACGAGTTGGATATATATGATATTCCTATCTCCAAGATAACCAATGATTTCTTAGACTACCTACATCATCTGGAAAAAATGGAGATAGAAGTAGCAAGTGATTTTATTCTCTTTGCAGCAACTTTAATGCGAATTAAATCCAAACTTTTGCTTCCAAGACCTGAATTAAATGAGCAAGGTGAAGAAATAGACCCTCGCGAAGAATTGATCAGAAACCTTTTGGAGTATAAAAAGTACAAATCTGTAATACAGGATTTAGCTAGTTTAGAAGAGACTAGATTAACCAAGGAAAAGAGAGGAAATTTGCTTTTTGAGCTGCAGGAATTAAGTAAGGTAGAGGACGTTGATGCTGAAATGCAGCACGTGGATTTATACAAACTGCTCAAAGTGTTTCAGCGGAGTATGGCCAAATTGGCAGCAAGAAGGGATGAAACAAAACATACGGTCATCCAGTACCCTTATACCATAGAGCAGCAAAAAGACTTCGTATTGGAAAGAATTAGTTTTAAAAAACAAGTACCATTTTCAGAATTTATCACCTATAAACCAGACAAAATTTTTGTGATTTATACCTTTCTGGCTATTCTAGAATTACTTCAGCTTTCGAAAGTCACCATTATCATTGGTGAAGGCTTTAATAATTTTTGGGTGGAAAAGACTGAGCCAATCGCTGCGGGCTAA
- a CDS encoding lysylphosphatidylglycerol synthase transmembrane domain-containing protein, whose protein sequence is MKLDNKKIFQTLNPNKVWVPIIIGLGIVFAMFYFDPSINAETLSVVFDASLTWIFLAVVVILFRDAGYIYRIREITNRELTWTRSIYVIILWEFASAVTPSVVGGTAVAIFILNKEGIKLGRAIAYVMVTAILDNLFFVIGAPVILFFAKGNIFPESKVLETQMQSSMEAIFWISYALYATYSLIMAAALFYRPRVFKWVLIKLFSIKWLRKWKHDASEYGNQIIEASKELAGKNFKYWLPIVAATIFIWTSRYLMLNALISAFVPLSLNDHIIVFARQVIMWIVMMISPTPGSSGTAEFFFAQFFTQFLTIYTFVTSIVWRLLSYYPYLILGALFLPRWIKQVFFKKKENETLE, encoded by the coding sequence ATGAAATTGGACAACAAAAAAATCTTTCAAACATTAAACCCAAATAAGGTTTGGGTGCCTATTATCATAGGTTTGGGGATCGTTTTTGCGATGTTTTATTTTGATCCCTCTATCAATGCCGAAACCTTAAGTGTCGTTTTTGATGCATCCTTGACTTGGATTTTCTTGGCTGTCGTAGTCATTCTTTTTAGGGATGCTGGATACATCTATCGGATTCGGGAAATCACCAATAGAGAACTTACCTGGACAAGGTCTATTTATGTGATCATTTTATGGGAATTTGCTTCTGCAGTAACCCCTTCTGTCGTTGGAGGTACCGCAGTGGCCATCTTCATATTGAACAAAGAAGGAATCAAGTTAGGAAGAGCGATTGCCTATGTCATGGTGACAGCGATTTTGGATAACTTATTTTTTGTCATAGGAGCTCCAGTAATCTTGTTTTTTGCAAAGGGAAATATATTTCCAGAAAGCAAGGTTCTGGAAACCCAGATGCAAAGTAGTATGGAGGCAATTTTCTGGATTAGTTATGCCCTCTATGCTACCTATAGCTTAATCATGGCAGCGGCATTATTTTATAGACCTAGAGTTTTCAAATGGGTGTTGATCAAACTTTTTTCTATCAAATGGCTCCGGAAATGGAAGCATGATGCAAGTGAATATGGGAATCAAATCATTGAAGCATCTAAAGAATTGGCGGGAAAAAACTTCAAATATTGGCTCCCTATTGTAGCAGCTACGATCTTTATTTGGACTTCCAGGTATTTAATGTTGAATGCGCTAATCTCTGCCTTTGTGCCTTTGAGTCTCAATGATCATATCATCGTATTTGCAAGACAGGTCATCATGTGGATTGTAATGATGATTTCCCCTACTCCTGGTAGCAGTGGTACAGCTGAGTTTTTCTTTGCGCAATTCTTCACGCAATTCTTGACTATCTACACCTTTGTGACGAGTATCGTGTGGAGGCTACTTTCTTATTACCCTTACTTGATTCTTGGGGCACTATTCTTGCCTAGATGGATTAAACAGGTGTTTTTTAAAAAAAAGGAGAATGAAACGCTAGAGTAA
- a CDS encoding bifunctional UDP-N-acetylmuramoyl-tripeptide:D-alanyl-D-alanine ligase/alanine racemase: MTIKQVAEITKGELLGNLESNLISQLAIDSRQIIHPSRSLFVALKGAKADGTVFIPQLFELGVRCFLVPKNYKPKEDTASYVAVEDTRAALQALAEFQRNQFQKPIVSITGSNGKTIVKEWLGQVLSQKFHVAKSPKSYNSQVGVPLSIFGIEKDHQVAILEAGISKSGEMAALEKMIQPSLGIFTNIGTAHQEGFENQEQKISEKLSLFEHSKLLIYCKDHSFLAFQIANTFPEDKLIAWSDEPGSDFTRSVKISDHQTKIFLLKSDLSTYTFHVPFRDPASIENITHVLVAALTLGQSSESIQEGLHHLKSIDMRLTLKPGVHESIIIDDTYNNDLAGLKVALDFMQQQRPKNRKVLILSDLLQQGEPDRVYSMVSDLIVNYPLDKIIGVGEDIARIGNHFQGKFEMYPRTEDLLDALDPEQFTNDLILVTGARPFGFERVVNRLQQRIHGTTLEINLNALTHNFNFYKRLVKPETKMMVMVKAFAYGGGAVEIANHLQTMGADYLAVAFTDEGVALRKHGISLPIMVLNPLEESIDLCHEYALEPVVFSPEFFKKVNQYCEVNERSLSIHLDLDTGMHRLGFEEKHLEELKELISKSKHLTIASVYTHLVGADEELHRDFSLEQIHSFQRMKSELEQILPPNTLFHALNSAGIAAFPEYQFDMVRLGIGLYGVEVTGKYGNSLRSISTLKTTISQVKTLNPGETVGYSRKGALPQGGKIATLGIGYADGYDRRFSNGKGYVLIQGKKAPVVGNVCMDMCMVDVSDLDVKPGDEAIIYGEQISLKELASQIGTIPYELLTNISTRVKRVYYLD; this comes from the coding sequence ATGACCATCAAGCAAGTTGCTGAAATTACTAAAGGAGAACTTTTAGGAAATTTGGAAAGCAATTTGATTTCTCAATTAGCGATTGATTCCCGTCAGATTATACATCCCAGTCGTAGCTTGTTTGTTGCCTTGAAAGGCGCAAAAGCGGATGGAACAGTATTTATCCCCCAACTTTTTGAGTTGGGCGTTCGATGTTTTCTGGTTCCAAAAAATTATAAGCCCAAGGAAGACACAGCCTCTTATGTAGCAGTAGAAGATACCAGAGCAGCTTTACAGGCGCTTGCTGAATTTCAACGAAACCAGTTCCAAAAGCCAATAGTTTCCATCACGGGAAGCAATGGCAAAACCATTGTCAAAGAATGGTTAGGTCAGGTCCTAAGCCAAAAATTTCATGTAGCCAAAAGCCCTAAAAGTTATAATTCTCAGGTTGGAGTTCCCCTTTCCATTTTTGGAATCGAAAAGGATCACCAAGTGGCAATTCTTGAAGCAGGAATTTCAAAATCCGGAGAAATGGCAGCTTTGGAAAAAATGATTCAACCGAGTTTAGGGATCTTTACCAATATTGGGACTGCTCACCAAGAAGGGTTTGAAAATCAAGAGCAAAAAATTTCGGAGAAACTTAGCCTTTTTGAGCATTCAAAACTGTTGATTTACTGTAAAGACCATTCCTTCTTGGCTTTCCAGATTGCCAATACATTCCCAGAAGATAAATTGATAGCTTGGTCAGATGAGCCCGGTTCAGATTTTACCAGATCTGTTAAAATCAGTGATCATCAAACTAAAATATTCCTATTAAAATCTGATTTAAGCACCTATACTTTTCACGTTCCTTTTAGAGATCCAGCCTCTATTGAGAATATTACCCATGTTTTAGTAGCGGCCTTAACATTGGGTCAATCTTCAGAATCTATCCAAGAAGGATTGCATCATTTGAAATCGATCGATATGCGCTTGACTTTGAAGCCAGGAGTGCATGAATCTATAATAATTGATGATACCTATAATAACGATTTGGCCGGCTTGAAAGTAGCGCTGGATTTTATGCAGCAGCAGCGTCCCAAAAACAGAAAGGTCTTAATCCTTTCTGATTTATTGCAACAGGGAGAACCAGACCGGGTTTATTCCATGGTCTCAGATTTGATCGTGAATTATCCCTTAGATAAAATTATCGGGGTGGGTGAAGACATTGCACGAATCGGGAATCATTTTCAGGGAAAGTTTGAGATGTATCCAAGAACAGAAGATTTGCTTGATGCCCTAGACCCTGAACAATTCACCAATGATTTGATTCTGGTCACAGGAGCACGCCCCTTTGGTTTTGAAAGAGTTGTCAATAGACTCCAGCAGCGAATTCATGGGACAACTTTAGAGATCAACCTCAATGCTCTTACACATAATTTTAATTTCTATAAAAGGCTGGTTAAACCTGAAACCAAAATGATGGTCATGGTAAAAGCTTTTGCCTATGGGGGTGGAGCAGTAGAAATTGCCAATCATTTACAAACCATGGGCGCAGATTATTTGGCTGTGGCTTTTACCGATGAAGGGGTTGCGTTAAGAAAGCATGGAATTTCTTTACCGATTATGGTTCTGAACCCCCTAGAGGAGTCCATTGATTTGTGTCATGAGTATGCTTTGGAACCAGTGGTTTTTAGTCCTGAATTTTTCAAAAAGGTCAACCAATATTGTGAGGTTAATGAACGATCCTTATCAATCCACCTGGATTTGGATACCGGAATGCACCGACTGGGTTTTGAGGAGAAACATCTGGAAGAATTAAAAGAGCTGATTTCGAAATCAAAACATCTAACAATAGCATCTGTGTATACCCATTTGGTGGGTGCTGACGAAGAGCTCCATCGTGATTTTTCATTAGAACAAATCCATAGTTTCCAGCGAATGAAATCAGAATTGGAGCAAATTTTACCTCCTAATACCCTATTTCACGCTCTTAACTCTGCGGGTATAGCAGCATTTCCAGAATATCAATTTGATATGGTCAGACTTGGAATAGGCTTGTATGGAGTAGAGGTAACCGGTAAATATGGAAATTCGCTTCGGTCCATTAGTACCTTAAAAACTACTATTTCTCAGGTGAAAACCTTGAATCCAGGAGAAACAGTTGGTTATTCTAGGAAAGGAGCTTTACCTCAGGGAGGGAAAATAGCTACCCTCGGAATAGGTTATGCAGATGGCTATGACAGAAGATTTTCAAATGGAAAAGGATATGTCTTGATTCAGGGGAAAAAAGCTCCGGTAGTAGGAAACGTTTGTATGGATATGTGCATGGTAGATGTGAGCGATTTGGATGTCAAACCAGGAGATGAAGCAATTATCTACGGAGAGCAGATTTCTTTGAAAGAACTCGCAAGCCAAATAGGAACCATTCCTTATGAGTTATTAACCAACATCAGCACCAGAGTAAAACGTGTATACTATTTAGATTGA
- a CDS encoding ion transporter, which yields MKITKKRLAHIVFESDDWASKTFDIVLLFLIFGSILISILDSVASLRAAYGDLFWWLEWVFTILFTVEYVLRVWLSRKPRGYIFSFYGLVDLLAILPSYLSFFVVNSQLLAVVRALRLLRVIRILKLGRYVSEAEYLQRSLRASSHKIMIFIGFVVTIVLIMGTLMFIIEGPEHGFTSIPVGMYWAIVTLTTVGFGDITPATPLGQFVSSIIMLLGYAIIAVPTGIVSTEMASQRKKADRPKLVTCPNCGKDDLKPADNFCGNCGISLR from the coding sequence ATGAAAATCACTAAAAAGCGGCTTGCGCATATAGTTTTTGAGTCGGATGATTGGGCATCTAAGACGTTCGACATTGTATTGCTTTTTTTGATTTTTGGAAGTATTCTTATTTCCATTCTAGACTCGGTGGCAAGTCTTCGTGCTGCCTATGGAGACTTGTTTTGGTGGTTAGAATGGGTATTTACGATTTTATTTACAGTAGAATATGTACTCCGGGTTTGGTTATCCAGAAAACCCAGAGGCTATATTTTTAGCTTTTATGGCTTGGTAGACTTGCTTGCCATTTTACCTTCTTATTTGAGCTTTTTTGTTGTGAATTCCCAGCTTCTGGCGGTGGTAAGAGCCTTACGGTTGTTGCGGGTCATCAGAATTCTAAAATTAGGGAGGTATGTTTCCGAGGCTGAATATTTACAAAGGTCCCTTCGTGCCAGTTCACATAAAATAATGATTTTTATAGGGTTTGTAGTGACTATTGTATTGATCATGGGAACCCTGATGTTCATCATTGAAGGTCCGGAACATGGATTTACGAGCATCCCCGTTGGAATGTACTGGGCGATCGTTACCTTGACTACGGTAGGTTTTGGGGACATCACTCCTGCTACTCCTTTAGGCCAGTTTGTCTCCTCTATTATTATGCTTCTAGGATATGCGATCATTGCTGTACCTACGGGTATCGTAAGTACGGAAATGGCTTCTCAGCGGAAGAAAGCTGATAGACCCAAGTTGGTTACTTGTCCAAATTGCGGCAAAGACGATTTGAAACCTGCAGATAATTTCTGTGGAAATTGTGGGATCAGCCTACGCTAA
- a CDS encoding potassium channel family protein: protein MKYIIVGMGNFGGYLAMRLTDLGHEVIGVDNSENRIDLISNKITHAVTMNATDAQAVKNLPLKDCDVVIIAIGEDVGASIMSTAIFKQLQVKRIIARAINDLHETVIRSIGVDEIIHPEEETADRLSKRLELKGVMDSLEISDEYNIIEVKLPKRYFGMKVSEADIRKEFFLNILTVIKLEDKTNLLGLKTQEKRVIGVITPEYLLEEGDILLLFGKIKNIQEFLNLED, encoded by the coding sequence ATGAAATACATCATTGTTGGAATGGGAAACTTTGGCGGGTATCTCGCCATGAGACTTACCGATTTAGGCCATGAGGTAATCGGAGTAGATAATAGCGAAAACCGCATTGACCTGATCAGTAACAAAATCACCCATGCGGTGACGATGAACGCTACAGACGCACAAGCAGTGAAAAACTTACCCCTCAAAGACTGTGATGTGGTCATTATTGCCATTGGAGAAGATGTCGGTGCTTCCATCATGTCTACTGCTATTTTTAAACAGCTTCAGGTAAAACGGATCATCGCTAGAGCCATTAATGATTTACATGAGACCGTCATTCGAAGTATTGGAGTTGATGAAATTATCCATCCAGAAGAAGAAACTGCTGATCGATTATCAAAAAGGTTGGAATTGAAAGGAGTGATGGACTCATTGGAGATTTCGGATGAATACAACATTATAGAAGTAAAATTGCCGAAGCGCTATTTCGGAATGAAAGTATCCGAGGCCGACATTCGAAAGGAGTTCTTTTTAAACATTTTGACAGTCATCAAATTAGAAGATAAAACCAACTTGCTAGGTCTTAAAACTCAGGAAAAAAGAGTAATAGGGGTCATCACCCCAGAGTATTTGCTGGAAGAAGGAGATATACTTTTACTATTCGGAAAGATTAAAAACATCCAGGAGTTCCTGAATCTGGAAGATTAG